A window of Macrotis lagotis isolate mMagLag1 chromosome X, bilby.v1.9.chrom.fasta, whole genome shotgun sequence contains these coding sequences:
- the LOC141498102 gene encoding galactosylceramide sulfotransferase-like — MPSLRKPWHSMAKALILGCLFTGFLLLFYAYVAPLQISMTEPPAETSCSSPPTLPVNSSREGSCRPRMDIVFMKTHKTASSTLLNILFRFGQKHKLKFAFPSGYNDFNYPSFFKRSLVHNYQPGDCFNIICNHMRFRYPEVRGLVAPNATFITVLRDPAHLFESSFHYFGMVVPFTWKLTGRNKLAKFLQDPNRYYDPKGFNAHYLRNLLFFDLGYDSGLDPHSPQVEEHILEVEQRFHLVMLQEYFDESLVLLKDLMCWELEDILYFKLNARRASAVPQLTGELYRRATDWNQLDALLYRHFNASFWRKVEAFGRERMAREVASLRRENERMRSICIDGGRAVDAEAIQESSMQPWQPLGTKTILGYNLKKRISQRHKQLCRKMLTPEIQYLIDLGVNLWVIRLLKYIREFLRW, encoded by the exons ATGCCTTCTCTGAGGAAACCCTGGCACTCCATGGCCAAAGCGCTCATTCTGGGATGCCTCTTCACTGGCTTCCTTCTACTGTTCTATGCCTACGTGGCCCCCCTGCAAATCAGCATGACTGA GCCCCCAGCCGAAACCTCCTGCTCTTCTCCACCAACGCTGCCAGTCAATAGTAGCAGGGAGGGCTCCTGCCGGCCCAGGATGGATATTGTGTTCATGAAGACCCACAAGACAGCCAGCAGCACCCTGCTCAACATCCTCTTCCGCTTTGGCCAGAAGCACAAGCTCAAGTTTGCCTTTCCCAGTGGCTACAACGACTTCAATTACCCATCTTTCTTCAAGCGCAGCCTGGTGCACAACTACCAGCCCGGGGACTGCTTCAACATCATCTGTAACCACATGCGTTTCCGCTACCCTGAGGTCCGTGGCCTGGTGGCCCCCAATGCCACCTTCATCACAGTGCTACGTGACCCGGCCCACCTCTTTGAGTCATCCTTCCACTACTTTGGGATGGTGGTGCCCTTCACGTGGAAGCTCACAGGCCGCAACAAGCTGGCCAAGTTCCTGCAGGACCCCAACCGCTACTATGACCCCAAAGGCTTCAATGCCCACTACCTCCGCAACTTGCTCTTCTTTGACCTGGGCTACGACAGTGGGTTGGACCCCCACAGCCCCCAGGTGGAGGAGCATATCCTGGAGGTGGAGCAGAGGTTCCACCTGGTCATGCTGCAGGAGTACTTTGATGAGTCCCTGGTCCTGCTCAAGGACCTCATGTGCTGGGAGCTGGAGGACATCCTCTACTTCAAGCTCAATGCTCGTCGGGCCTCCGCTGTCCCCCAGCTGACTGGAGAGCTCTATCGTCGGGCCACCGACTGGAACCAGCTAGATGCACTCCTCTACCGCCACTTCAATGCCAGTTTCTGGCGCAAGGTGGAGGCATTTGGGCGGGAGCGCATGGCCAGAGAGGTGGCTTCCTTGAGGCGTGAGAATGAGCGCATGAGGAGCATCTGCATCGATGGAGGCCGGGCCGTGGATGCTGAGGCCATCCAGGAGTCTTCCATGCAGCCCTGGCAGCCTCTGGGGACCAAGACCATCCTCGGCTACAATCTGAAGAAGCGCATCAGCCAGCGACACAAACAGCTGTGCCGGAAGATGCTGACCCCTGAGATCCAGTACCTCATTGACCTTGGGGTCAACCTGTGGGTCATCAGGTTATTGAAGTATATCAGAGAGTTTCTTCGGTGGTGA